Below is a window of Halarcobacter anaerophilus DNA.
GATGATGAGATTAGACACTTTGAAATGATAGAAAAACTTCTTCTTGAATTAGGCTCTTATTACGGAGAACTTGAGGTTCATACTAATCTTTTTGAAGCTATGAAAAAAACACCCGATTTAGTTTCAAGAATGGCAGTTGTTCCAAGATATTTAGAGGCAAACGGTTTAGAACAAAATCCAAAAATCATGGAAAAACTTATCTCCAATCCCGATGAATTTAATAAAAAGATATTAAAAGCATTAAATGTAATTCTAGAAGAGGAGATATTTCACGTATATAAAGGAGATAAATGGTTTAAATATGCTTGTAATTTGGAAAATTTAAATCCTGAAGAGACATATTTACAAATGCTTGAAAAGGTTTTCCCTGGAAGCAGCAGACGAAAATATGATCTAAATTTTGAAGCAAGGAAAAAAGCGGGATTTTCTTGTGAAGAGTTAAAATATCTCTCTAAAAAAGATAATTGCAACTAATCTACTTCTTTTTTCTCTATACAACTGTTTTTACTTGTATAGACAACTTGTAACTTATATGTAATTGAGCTTTCTTATACTTTCGCCATAAATCTTGTATAGACAAGAAAACAAAGGCGAAATTTTGTCAAAGAGTGTTTCAAAACCCTTATATGTAGAACTTTATGAACAGATCTTAAAAAATATAAAAGATAAAAAATACAGCTGTTGCGATAAGCTGCCTTCTGAAAATATTTTTGCAAAAGAGTTTGGGGTAAACAGGCACACTGTAAGACAAGCTTTGTCTTTATTAAAAGATGAAGGGGTGATTTATACCCTAAAGGGAAAAGGTAACTTTATCTCTAATATTCAAGTTCCTTACTCTATTTCAGAAAAAAGCTCTTTTTCCCAAAAAATTTTAGATTTGGGATATGAACCTAAAACAAAACTAATAAGTGCAGATATTATAGAACCTACAGATGATATTGCAAAAAATTTAGGTTTAAGTAAAAAATTAAAAGTAATAGAATTAAAACTTTTACGTTTTGCCAATGATTTACCTATTGCAGTTAGTTATTCATATTTTGATGCTTTTATTTATAGGGAAATAATAAATAATCTTGATATTAAACCTCTGTCTTTATATAGAGTCTTAAATAGATGTTATCCAAATATGGAAATAACAAAAATCTCTACAATTTTTGAAGCTAAGAATCCAAGTGCTGAAATAAGCGAACTTTTAATGATGCCTTCAAATACACCTGTAATTGCTGCAACAACAATTTCCAAAAATCAAAAAGGTGAATTTGTGGAGTATGGAACCTCTTATTCAAGAGCAGATGCCGTAAAAATAAAAGTAGATTTAATTTAATTAGGAGAAAAACCCGTGATAAAGATGAAAAACCTTACTTTGGGGTATAAAAAAGAGAAAATCTTAAATGATGTAAATATTAGAGTAAAAAAAGGTGAATTTATAGGAATAATCGGACCAAGCGGAGCAGGAAAATCAACTCTTCTTATGTCTATAACAGGAGGCATAAAAGTATTTAACGGAAAGTTTGAAGTTTTAGATATTGATTTGGAGAATATAAAGAAGAAAAACCTAATTAAATTAAGAGAGCAGATTGGTGTTGTTTTTCAAGGTTACAATCTAGTAGATAGACTTAGCGTACTTGATAATGTAGTAAGCGGAATGTTAAAAGATATCCCTTTGACTAGGGCTATTTTAAAACTTTATAAGAATAAGGAGTTGGAAAAAGCAAAAGAGTATATGGATATTGTTGATATTACAAAACATTCATTAAAACGGTG
It encodes the following:
- a CDS encoding ferritin-like domain-containing protein; translated protein: MKYYKLLENIILEEKSGDKISKFRKFYKEFLKNNLDFEKNYFPYKMSEPSYFKILKIVPPQKVIKRKYVNTKEGKINLLHTIAHIEYSAIDLALDAALRFANMPKEFYIDWLEVADDEIRHFEMIEKLLLELGSYYGELEVHTNLFEAMKKTPDLVSRMAVVPRYLEANGLEQNPKIMEKLISNPDEFNKKILKALNVILEEEIFHVYKGDKWFKYACNLENLNPEETYLQMLEKVFPGSSRRKYDLNFEARKKAGFSCEELKYLSKKDNCN
- a CDS encoding GntR family transcriptional regulator, which codes for MSKSVSKPLYVELYEQILKNIKDKKYSCCDKLPSENIFAKEFGVNRHTVRQALSLLKDEGVIYTLKGKGNFISNIQVPYSISEKSSFSQKILDLGYEPKTKLISADIIEPTDDIAKNLGLSKKLKVIELKLLRFANDLPIAVSYSYFDAFIYREIINNLDIKPLSLYRVLNRCYPNMEITKISTIFEAKNPSAEISELLMMPSNTPVIAATTISKNQKGEFVEYGTSYSRADAVKIKVDLI
- the phnC gene encoding phosphonate ABC transporter ATP-binding protein, with the translated sequence MKNLTLGYKKEKILNDVNIRVKKGEFIGIIGPSGAGKSTLLMSITGGIKVFNGKFEVLDIDLENIKKKNLIKLREQIGVVFQGYNLVDRLSVLDNVVSGMLKDIPLTRAILKLYKNKELEKAKEYMDIVDITKHSLKRCDELSGGQRQRVAIARALAAEPKIILADEPVSALDPKSAKKVMEVLKRVNEVYGVTVITNLHHLEYAKEYCNRIVGVNGGRVVFDDNSEKLTDKLVEKIYAVN